From the genome of Pseudomonas sp. FP453:
GTTGAACGTGCGCTGTGACGCACGGCTGGATGTGTGTGCCGATGGTCAGCAAGCGGCTACGTTGCTGCGGGAAAAAACCTACGACCTGATCCTGGCCGATTGGGAGCTGCCGGGCGTCGATGGCCTGAGCCTGCTGCGCAACGTGCGCCAGCAGCGCCGCTCGCCTGCGCTGCCGTTCATTCTGCTGAGCAGTCGCAATGACAGCGCCAGTGTGCGCGAAGCCCTGCCCCTGGCGCCCACGGCGTACCTGACCAAACCCCTGAACATGGAGAGCCTGACCCAGCGCCTGCAAGACCTGCTGCTCAATGAAGGCGAAAGCGTGTATTGCGAGATTCCGCCGCTGGCGCCGGGCATGACGTTGCCGGTGTTCCTGGAGCGCCGCCGCGAAGCTTCCGATGGCGCGCCGTTGCGCGTGGATGTGAAAGCTGCGGTACAAAAAAGCCTTGGGCCCAACGGCCTGGACCTCAAGCGCCTGGAAGACCAGGTGCGCATGGACCCGCAAATCACCGCCGTACTGATCGCCGCCGCCAACAGCGCCGGCCATCACGGCACGCCGGTGCAAACCCTGCCAGCGGCGTTGCACAAGCTGGCTGCCGGGCAAAGCATGAACCTGATCCTCGGCCTGTCCCTCAAGCACAACGTGGTGCTGGCCGACCCGGCGCTGGTGGCCTATGCCGAGCGCCACTGGCAGCTGTCCCAGGACACCGCCGACTACGCGCGACGCCTGGCGCGCATGCTGGAGTTGGATCACGAGCGTTGCTACAGCGCCGGTATCCTGCATCGGCTCGGCGACCTGGCCTTGTTGCGCTGCCTGGAAGACTGGCGGCTGGGCGGCGGCGCGCTGGATGACGAAGCGATTGGCGAGGCGCTCTACACTTTTGGTGCCGCCTATGGCTCGGCGTTGCGTGCGCGCTGGCGCTTGCCCCATGAACTGCGCCAGTTGATCGCGGCGATCTACTCGCTGGAGGGCGGGGTGTATGCGCGGGATGCGCTGGTGGTGAACCTGGCGGCGCAGATGGCGCGGCTGACCGAGCATGAAGGGCTCGAAGCGCTGGCGGCGGGCAAGACGGCGCGGTTGCTCAAGGTGGGTTTGTCGGAGCTGACTCGGGTGCGCAAGGCCTAGAGAACAGTGAGATCCAAATGTGGGAGCGGGCTTGCCCGCGATGAGGGTGTGTCAGTCAGCAGATTTCTAGCTGACCCACCGCCATCGCGGGCAAGCCCGCTCCCACACTGGATCTTTGTTGCGGCAGATATTTAGCTCGCGACGACGCGATTCTTGCCCAGTCGCTTGGCCTCATACATCGCCGCATCCGCGCGGGCGAACAGGCTGTCCAACGTCGAGTCCTCCTCGCTCAGGCTGGCCAAACCCTGGCTGACCGTCACCGTAAACGCCGATCCTTCATAGCTGAAACTCAACGCCTGGATCTCCTTGCCCAGCCGCTCCGCCACTTGCAACGCCATCTCCGGCGC
Proteins encoded in this window:
- a CDS encoding HDOD domain-containing protein; protein product: MTAVDLPAVPRVLIAEADPWSRDLLKQVLLNVRCDARLDVCADGQQAATLLREKTYDLILADWELPGVDGLSLLRNVRQQRRSPALPFILLSSRNDSASVREALPLAPTAYLTKPLNMESLTQRLQDLLLNEGESVYCEIPPLAPGMTLPVFLERRREASDGAPLRVDVKAAVQKSLGPNGLDLKRLEDQVRMDPQITAVLIAAANSAGHHGTPVQTLPAALHKLAAGQSMNLILGLSLKHNVVLADPALVAYAERHWQLSQDTADYARRLARMLELDHERCYSAGILHRLGDLALLRCLEDWRLGGGALDDEAIGEALYTFGAAYGSALRARWRLPHELRQLIAAIYSLEGGVYARDALVVNLAAQMARLTEHEGLEALAAGKTARLLKVGLSELTRVRKA